The sequence GTGGTAGACGTGCAGGCTTATGGCCGGTTCGAGCGAGTCGTTGACGACCTCGTGCGCGTAGCCGGGCGCGAACACCCGCTGCGCGCCCGTGCCGAGCGCCCGCGTGCCCCGCTCGGTGCGCTCGGTCAGCGCGCCCTCCAGGACGGTGAGCACGCCGGAGGAGGGGCCGTGGTCGTGCAGCCCGCTGCCCTGTCCGGGGACCCAGGACAGCAGCCACACCTCGTAGCCGGGGCCGGTGCGCAGCCGGTGGTACCAGCGGGAGGCCGCGTCGTAGCGGACGAGGTGCTCCCACTGGGAGCGGTCGGCGGCGATGGAGCGGGCGAGGCCGACGAACTCGGACACGGTGGCCGGATGTTCGCGCGGCGGCTGGAGCAGGTGCAGTACTTCGAGGATGTCGCCGGCGATCTGGAGGTCGCTGTCGCTGTTCATGGAGTGCGGTGGTTTCCTCGGCGGAGAGAGTGCTGGAGGTCTGGGATGTCACGTACCGGCCGCCCGGATCACGGGCGTGAGGTGTGCCCTGGTACGGGCGGAGGGACCAGCGGCCGGTCTCAGTGGACTCGGCGGCAGCGGGAGCGCGGTGAGCTCAACAGCTGCGACAGCAACAGCTACAGCGAGCGTGGACAGCACCGAGGGACCCGGCGGTGCGGGTCGAGGTGAGTGCCAAGTTCGCGAGCATGCCCACCAGCACACCGGTTCACACCCGCACTGTCAACTTGACGTCCGATATGTGGGAGATCTTTCACCTCTTCCGGGCCACCTCATAGGTGAAAGGTTTGTGCACGAGGTTGTCGGGACACATGGCGCACAACCGGGCGCACGAGCCTCGGCGCGACCCCCTGGTCCTTGTGCGATCCCGGTGATCCATATGTGATCCGGTTCGCTTCGTCGATCGTGTCGGAACGAGATCGAACTCCCGGGCGTCTTCCTCTGTACAAGTCCTGTGCGGAGTCGACGCCTCACTGGCTCTCTTTCGGCTGTCAGGGTTTATACCGATTTGAACACTTTCCGCAAAGCCTTGGTTCCGCAGAGTGAATAAGGGGCCCAATAGCAGATCTCGGCTTGACTGGCCCGGATCGGCGCACTTGTAATTTCACTCGTGTCGTTCAGCCGAAATCGGTAGCGGCAGCATCACGGGGACGCGAGACGGACGAGGGGCGCACATGACCGAGCTGTTTCAGGAACTGCTGGTCGACGAGGCCGAAGAGGAGCTCGGCTGGCAGGAGCGGGCGCTCTGCGCGCAGACGGACCCCGAGTCCTTTTTCCCCGAGAAGGGCGGCTCCACCCGCGAGGCCAAGAAGGTCTGCCTCGCCTGTGAGGTCCGCTCCGAATGCCTCGAATACGCACTCGCCAACGACGAACGCTTCGGAATCTGGGGCGGACTGTCCGAGCGCGAGCGGCGTCGTCTGAAGAAGGCAGCCGTCTGATCGTGGCTCGATAGCGACCTGA is a genomic window of Streptomyces sp. NBC_00414 containing:
- a CDS encoding cysteine dioxygenase — encoded protein: MNSDSDLQIAGDILEVLHLLQPPREHPATVSEFVGLARSIAADRSQWEHLVRYDAASRWYHRLRTGPGYEVWLLSWVPGQGSGLHDHGPSSGVLTVLEGALTERTERGTRALGTGAQRVFAPGYAHEVVNDSLEPAISLHVYHPGLTEMPMLPQSQLRSAGETPNARCSVAEVS
- a CDS encoding WhiB family transcriptional regulator, with product MTELFQELLVDEAEEELGWQERALCAQTDPESFFPEKGGSTREAKKVCLACEVRSECLEYALANDERFGIWGGLSERERRRLKKAAV